The following proteins come from a genomic window of Thermococcus celericrescens:
- the nikR gene encoding nickel-responsive transcriptional regulator NikR, translated as MKITRFGVSVPDELLERFDRIIEEKGYVNRSEAIRDMMRDFIVRYEWEQGEGEVAGTITMLYNHDEAEVVKELLDLQHDYLSEIISSIHVHMDEHNCLEVIIVKGKANRIKEIADRLLSLKGVKHGKLVMTGTGKELV; from the coding sequence ATGAAGATCACTCGCTTTGGCGTCTCCGTTCCCGACGAGCTGCTCGAAAGGTTCGACCGTATAATCGAGGAGAAGGGCTACGTGAACAGGAGCGAGGCAATAAGGGACATGATGAGGGACTTCATAGTCCGGTACGAGTGGGAACAGGGTGAGGGTGAGGTCGCCGGCACGATAACCATGCTCTACAACCACGATGAGGCAGAGGTGGTCAAGGAGCTCCTCGACCTCCAGCACGACTACCTGAGCGAGATAATCTCCAGCATTCACGTCCACATGGACGAGCACAACTGCCTGGAAGTCATCATAGTTAAGGGTAAGGCCAACAGGATAAAGGAGATAGCGGACAGGCTGCTGAGCCTCAAGGGTGTAAAGCACGGCAAGCTGGTGATGACGGGGACAGGGAAGGAGCTGGTTTAA
- the rqcH gene encoding ribosome rescue protein RqcH, translating to MKEEMSSVDIRYIVRELQSLVGSRVDKSYHDGDEIRIKLRTKEGRQDLILQAGKRFHVTTYVKEAPKQPSSFTMLLRKHLSGGFIDAIEQHGFDRIVKIRVGDHTLIGELFRRGNVILVDGENKIVAALRYEEYKDRRIMPKAEYQYPPARENPLEVTRERFIELMRENEELELVRALARKLNMGGMYAEEISTRAGFDKTTPVKELSDDDLLRVYEAMMNTFNDEPRPNIVFKDGNMHDVVPIELRIYEGFEKRYFNTFSEALDEYFGKITLEKARIEQTKRLEAKKRQLLMTLRKQEEMLKGFEEGAKANQEIGDLIYANYALIERLLEEFRKATETLGWEEFKKRIEEGKKAGNRVALMVKGTDPKEKAVTIELEGKKVRLYLNRSIGENAELYYEKAKKFRHKHEGALKAYEDTKRKLDETERLIEEELKKELSVKRIERRKRKWFEKFRWFVSSEGFLVLGGKDAGTNEILIKRHMDGNDLYCHADVYGAPHVVIKDGQKAGEKTIFEACQFAVSMSKAWSRGVYSEDAYWAHPNQVTKQTPSGEYLGKGAFMVYGKRNWLHGLPLKLAVGIINYEGEDFVVCAPVDAIKAHTNRYIVIRPGPLRKSELVKRIKHILEKWGYKVREEDVMSALPPGNGDVVEVMG from the coding sequence ATGAAGGAAGAGATGAGCAGCGTTGATATCCGTTACATCGTGAGGGAACTGCAGTCCCTCGTTGGCTCTCGCGTTGACAAGAGTTACCACGACGGCGACGAGATTAGGATAAAGCTCAGGACGAAGGAGGGGAGGCAGGATTTAATCCTCCAGGCTGGGAAGCGCTTCCATGTGACGACGTACGTTAAGGAGGCGCCGAAGCAGCCGTCGAGCTTCACCATGCTCCTCAGGAAGCACCTCAGCGGCGGGTTCATAGACGCGATAGAGCAGCACGGCTTCGACAGGATAGTGAAGATTCGCGTTGGGGACCACACCCTCATCGGCGAGCTCTTCCGGAGGGGAAACGTGATACTCGTGGACGGGGAGAACAAAATCGTTGCGGCGTTACGCTACGAGGAGTACAAGGACAGAAGGATAATGCCGAAGGCGGAATACCAGTATCCCCCCGCCAGGGAGAACCCGCTCGAGGTAACTCGGGAGAGGTTCATCGAGCTGATGAGGGAGAATGAAGAGCTCGAGCTCGTGCGCGCCCTGGCGAGGAAGCTCAACATGGGCGGAATGTACGCGGAAGAGATTTCAACAAGAGCGGGCTTCGACAAGACGACCCCCGTTAAGGAGCTGAGCGACGACGACCTGCTGAGGGTCTACGAGGCGATGATGAACACATTCAACGATGAACCGAGGCCCAACATAGTCTTCAAGGACGGAAACATGCACGACGTCGTTCCGATAGAGCTGAGAATCTACGAGGGGTTCGAGAAGCGCTATTTTAACACCTTCAGCGAGGCCCTCGACGAGTACTTTGGAAAGATAACCCTTGAGAAGGCAAGGATTGAGCAGACGAAGAGGCTCGAAGCCAAGAAGAGGCAGCTCCTCATGACGCTCAGGAAGCAGGAGGAGATGCTCAAGGGCTTCGAGGAGGGGGCGAAGGCCAACCAGGAGATAGGAGACCTGATCTACGCGAACTACGCCCTCATAGAGAGGCTTTTGGAGGAGTTCAGGAAGGCCACGGAGACCCTCGGCTGGGAGGAGTTCAAGAAGCGCATCGAGGAGGGCAAGAAGGCCGGCAACAGGGTCGCGCTCATGGTGAAGGGAACCGACCCGAAGGAAAAGGCTGTGACGATAGAGCTTGAGGGAAAGAAGGTCCGGCTGTACCTCAACAGGAGCATAGGCGAGAACGCCGAGCTCTACTACGAGAAGGCCAAGAAGTTCAGGCACAAGCACGAGGGAGCGCTTAAGGCCTACGAGGACACGAAGAGGAAGCTGGACGAGACAGAGAGGCTCATCGAGGAGGAGCTCAAGAAGGAACTCAGCGTTAAGAGGATAGAGAGGAGAAAGAGGAAGTGGTTCGAGAAGTTCCGCTGGTTCGTTTCGAGCGAGGGCTTCCTCGTTCTGGGGGGTAAGGACGCTGGCACCAACGAGATTCTCATAAAGAGGCACATGGACGGGAACGACCTCTACTGCCACGCCGACGTTTACGGCGCCCCTCACGTCGTCATCAAGGATGGCCAGAAGGCCGGAGAAAAGACCATCTTCGAGGCCTGCCAGTTCGCGGTTTCGATGAGCAAGGCATGGAGCAGGGGCGTTTACAGTGAAGACGCCTACTGGGCGCATCCGAACCAGGTCACCAAGCAGACACCCAGCGGCGAGTACCTGGGCAAGGGGGCCTTCATGGTCTACGGCAAGAGGAACTGGCTCCACGGGCTTCCGCTCAAGCTCGCCGTCGGTATAATCAACTACGAGGGCGAGGACTTCGTCGTCTGCGCCCCGGTTGATGCCATAAAAGCCCACACGAATAGATACATCGTGATCCGCCCCGGCCCACTCAGGAAGAGCGAGCTGGTGAAGAGGATAAAACACATCCTCGAAAAGTGGGGCTACAAGGTTAGGGAGGAGGACGTCATGTCCGCCCTGCCGCCGGGGAACGGCGATGTGGTCGAGGTTATGGGCTAG
- a CDS encoding TIGR00341 family protein, which translates to MLRLEIYCDEGEGEKVRNVLTKWSLQFYAEEVQSNEHRALKFTVLVPDFVINDVVDELMKAVDLRKGHSSITWAPVSGKSVKYANSVKSLKKFKRHWTLAAIEGLIENANNQAQVDPIQLTLGAVASIIALFGLINDSIVMIISAMLLSPILGPLYGFSLNIVMGKGRDALDAVSSILKLLGVIFLSALVVSLILNLAGSMPAEPTHEILLRGQSGLVYILLAIILGYAGIVAIVSRIPEILAGVSIAAALVPPTTVIGISLAMGWWDVFAGSLALTVENVLGLLSGSLLGLYVLNVSPRSYYERRAAKLYTKRTMLVLAIMLATLVLVELLS; encoded by the coding sequence ATGCTCCGGCTGGAAATCTACTGCGACGAGGGTGAGGGTGAGAAGGTCAGGAATGTTCTGACCAAGTGGAGCCTTCAGTTCTACGCCGAGGAAGTGCAGAGCAACGAGCACCGGGCGCTCAAATTCACCGTTCTCGTGCCGGATTTCGTGATTAACGACGTCGTCGACGAGCTGATGAAGGCAGTTGACCTTCGGAAGGGGCATTCATCGATAACCTGGGCACCCGTCAGCGGGAAGTCCGTGAAATACGCCAACTCGGTAAAGTCTCTTAAAAAGTTCAAGCGCCACTGGACCCTGGCGGCCATAGAGGGGCTCATCGAGAACGCCAACAACCAGGCCCAAGTCGACCCGATTCAGCTCACCCTCGGTGCCGTTGCCTCGATTATAGCCCTCTTCGGCCTCATCAACGACAGCATAGTGATGATAATCTCGGCCATGCTCCTCTCGCCGATTCTCGGCCCGCTCTACGGATTCTCCCTCAACATCGTCATGGGCAAGGGCAGGGATGCCCTCGACGCGGTTTCCTCCATTCTCAAACTCCTCGGCGTTATATTCCTCTCGGCCCTTGTGGTGTCCTTGATCCTCAATCTTGCTGGCTCGATGCCGGCGGAGCCGACCCACGAGATACTGTTGAGGGGCCAGTCGGGACTGGTTTACATACTCCTCGCGATAATCCTCGGCTACGCCGGAATAGTTGCCATAGTGAGCAGAATTCCCGAGATTCTGGCGGGGGTTTCAATTGCGGCCGCACTGGTTCCTCCGACGACGGTTATCGGGATATCCCTCGCGATGGGCTGGTGGGATGTTTTTGCCGGCTCTCTTGCCCTCACCGTTGAGAACGTCCTCGGTCTTCTCAGCGGCTCTCTCCTCGGACTCTACGTCCTAAACGTCTCCCCCAGGAGCTACTACGAGAGGAGGGCTGCGAAGCTATACACGAAGAGGACGATGCTGGTGCTGGCCATCATGCTCGCCACTCTCGTCCTTGTGGAGCTCCTCAGCTAG